Proteins encoded by one window of Natronincola ferrireducens:
- the tuf gene encoding elongation factor Tu codes for MAKTKFERNKPHVNIGTIGHVDHGKTTLTAAITMTLNKKFGTGSSIAYDQIDKAPEERERGITISTSHVEYETPNRHYAHVDCPGHADYVKNMITGAAQMDGAILVVSAADGPMPQTREHILLSRQVGVPYIVVFMNKCDMVDDEELLELVEMEIRDLLNEYEFPGDDTPVFKGSALKAIEEPDSEWGDKIVKMFEVIDEYIPEPERDVDRAFLMPVEDVFSITGRGTVATGRVERGIVKVQDEVELVGLAEESRKLIVTGVEMFRKLLDQAQAGDNVGILLRGIQRTEIERGQVLAKPGTIKPHTKFKAEVYVLKKEEGGRHTPFFDGYRPQFYFRTTDVTGSIKLPEGVEMVMPGDNITMEIELISPIATEEGLRFAIREGGRTVGAGVVASIIE; via the coding sequence ATGGCAAAAACAAAATTTGAAAGAAATAAACCCCATGTAAACATAGGAACAATAGGACACGTTGACCATGGTAAAACAACATTAACAGCAGCAATCACTATGACATTAAACAAGAAATTCGGTACAGGTTCTTCAATAGCCTATGACCAAATCGACAAAGCACCAGAAGAAAGAGAAAGAGGAATCACGATTTCAACATCCCACGTTGAATACGAGACACCAAATAGACACTACGCCCACGTAGACTGCCCAGGCCATGCTGACTATGTAAAAAACATGATTACAGGAGCAGCACAAATGGACGGAGCTATTTTAGTAGTATCAGCAGCAGATGGTCCAATGCCACAAACAAGAGAGCATATTCTGTTATCAAGACAGGTAGGGGTACCATACATCGTAGTATTCATGAACAAGTGTGACATGGTAGACGATGAAGAATTATTAGAGTTAGTAGAAATGGAAATTAGAGACCTATTAAATGAATACGAATTCCCAGGAGACGACACACCAGTATTCAAAGGTTCTGCTTTAAAAGCCATCGAAGAACCAGATAGCGAATGGGGAGACAAGATTGTAAAAATGTTTGAAGTTATTGATGAATACATCCCAGAGCCAGAAAGAGATGTAGACAGAGCATTCCTAATGCCAGTAGAGGACGTATTCTCTATTACAGGTAGAGGAACAGTTGCAACAGGAAGAGTAGAAAGAGGAATCGTAAAGGTACAAGACGAAGTAGAGTTAGTAGGATTGGCAGAAGAATCAAGAAAGCTAATTGTAACAGGAGTAGAGATGTTCAGAAAGCTTCTTGATCAAGCCCAAGCAGGAGATAACGTAGGAATCCTATTAAGAGGAATCCAAAGAACAGAAATCGAAAGAGGACAAGTATTAGCAAAGCCTGGTACAATCAAACCTCATACAAAGTTTAAAGCTGAAGTATACGTATTAAAGAAAGAAGAAGGTGGAAGACATACACCATTCTTTGATGGATACAGACCACAGTTTTACTTTAGAACAACAGACGTAACAGGAAGCATCAAATTACCAGAAGGAGTAGAAATGGTAATGCCAGGAGACAACATTACAATGGAAATCGAATTAATTAGCCCGATTGCTACAGAAGAAGGACTAAGATTCGCTATCCGTGAAGGTGGAAGAACTGTAGGTGCTGGAGTAGTTGCTTCTATTATTGAATAA
- the sigH gene encoding RNA polymerase sporulation sigma factor SigH produces the protein MSVVVVKKEEIIIEEQPMLDEVIVEAAKNGEIEALELLIKKYKNFVRSKARSYFLIGADREDIIQEGMIGLYKAIRDYKPDKLSSFKAFAELCITRQIITAIKTATRQKHIPLNSYVSLNKPIYDEESDRTLLDVISGHKITDPEELMICKEELSHIEDKIGEILSDLECKVLMLYLQGRSYQEIACDLNRHVKSIDNALQRVKRKLERYLEVRHT, from the coding sequence ATGAGTGTTGTGGTGGTTAAAAAAGAAGAAATAATAATAGAAGAACAGCCCATGCTAGATGAAGTAATCGTTGAGGCTGCAAAAAATGGTGAGATAGAGGCTTTAGAATTATTAATAAAAAAATATAAGAATTTTGTTCGTTCTAAGGCTAGATCTTATTTTTTGATTGGTGCAGATCGAGAGGATATTATACAAGAAGGCATGATAGGATTGTATAAGGCTATTAGAGACTATAAACCGGACAAGCTTTCTTCCTTTAAGGCGTTTGCTGAGCTATGTATTACTAGGCAAATTATAACTGCTATAAAAACGGCTACAAGACAAAAACATATTCCGTTAAATTCCTACGTTTCTCTAAATAAACCAATCTATGATGAAGAGTCTGATAGAACTCTATTGGATGTCATTTCTGGACATAAAATAACAGATCCAGAGGAATTGATGATTTGCAAAGAAGAATTAAGCCATATAGAGGATAAAATTGGGGAAATTCTAAGTGATTTAGAGTGCAAGGTGTTAATGCTTTATCTACAGGGTAGATCCTATCAAGAAATTGCTTGCGATTTAAATCGTCATGTAAAATCTATTGACAATGCCCTTCAACGGGTAAAAAGAAAACTAGAGAGATATTTAGAAGTGAGGCATACATAA
- a CDS encoding NYN domain-containing protein, whose product MKEYVVVDGYNVINGWPDLKKLAEENLEEARIELIDRMAEYRSFRGIKVIVVFDAHLVKGSMEKNDKIKGVEIVYTKEKQTADSYIEKLIPQLTVKKRVAVVTNDWTEQQMILGGGATRISVRELILDYQATKTNIHQKTEMMQQQRDSLWNRIDPKILEKLEKFRRRS is encoded by the coding sequence TTGAAGGAGTATGTAGTTGTTGATGGATATAACGTAATCAATGGATGGCCAGACTTAAAAAAATTAGCGGAAGAAAATTTAGAAGAAGCTAGAATAGAGCTTATAGATAGAATGGCTGAGTATCGGAGTTTTAGAGGTATAAAAGTCATTGTTGTTTTTGATGCTCATCTTGTAAAGGGAAGCATGGAAAAAAACGATAAAATTAAAGGCGTAGAAATTGTTTATACAAAAGAAAAGCAAACCGCTGATAGCTATATAGAAAAATTAATTCCTCAATTGACTGTAAAAAAACGTGTGGCTGTTGTTACAAATGACTGGACAGAACAGCAGATGATATTAGGGGGAGGGGCTACTAGAATATCTGTAAGGGAATTGATTTTAGATTATCAGGCTACTAAAACCAATATTCATCAGAAAACAGAAATGATGCAACAACAAAGGGATTCTCTGTGGAATCGAATAGATCCTAAAATTTTAGAAAAACTTGAAAAATTCAGGCGAAGGTCGTGA
- the rlmB gene encoding 23S rRNA (guanosine(2251)-2'-O)-methyltransferase RlmB codes for MANDKVEGRNPVIEALKSEREIDKIFIAKGAKEGSIQKIIGMTKDRGIPIQYVERQKLNELSGDSNHQGVIAMVAAYKYSNLEDILEIPKRKGQHPFVLILDEIMDPHNLGSIMRTADAVGAHGVIIPKRRSVGLTATVAKTSAGAIEYVPVAKVSNIAQTIDKLKEEGLWVAGADMTGREDYFDAELSGPIALVIGSEGKGISRLTKEKCDFLVKIPMVGEVASLNASVAAATLMYEIFRQRRIKGNDS; via the coding sequence GTGGCAAATGATAAAGTAGAAGGAAGAAACCCTGTCATAGAGGCTTTAAAATCCGAGAGGGAAATCGATAAAATTTTTATTGCTAAAGGTGCAAAGGAAGGCTCAATACAAAAAATTATTGGTATGACAAAGGATAGGGGTATACCTATCCAATATGTTGAAAGACAAAAACTTAATGAATTATCAGGGGATAGCAATCATCAAGGAGTTATTGCTATGGTAGCTGCCTACAAGTATAGTAACTTAGAAGATATTTTAGAAATCCCTAAAAGAAAAGGTCAACATCCCTTTGTTTTAATATTAGATGAGATTATGGACCCTCATAACCTTGGTTCCATCATGAGAACAGCTGATGCTGTAGGGGCCCATGGTGTCATTATACCTAAACGAAGGTCTGTAGGATTAACTGCTACAGTAGCAAAAACCTCTGCGGGAGCCATTGAGTATGTTCCAGTGGCAAAGGTATCTAACATAGCCCAAACTATTGACAAGCTAAAGGAAGAGGGATTATGGGTGGCAGGTGCAGATATGACGGGAAGAGAGGATTATTTTGATGCAGAACTTTCTGGGCCCATTGCTTTAGTTATTGGTAGTGAAGGAAAAGGTATCTCCCGACTGACCAAAGAAAAGTGTGATTTCTTAGTAAAAATACCAATGGTAGGGGAAGTAGCTTCCTTAAATGCCTCTGTAGCAGCTGCCACATTAATGTATGAAATATTTAGACAGAGAAGAATAAAGGGCAACGACAGTTAA
- the thyX gene encoding FAD-dependent thymidylate synthase: MEATLKLKLLAYTPNPDAVVAKGGKLCYYPGGIEELEEDLTEEKIGKFVSMLAEMEHESPLEHAVFTFGIEGVSRSLTHQLVRHRLASYSQKSQRYVREGSFEYVVPNDIKNNQEAKKTFIKAMEDAQSAYDKITEELLAEKIKGFYLKKKETAKEEEKDLLKEIEELDNKGIIHHCRSHFKRECSALEKLAIENARAVLPNACETKIIVTMNARVLLHFFKKRCCNRAQEEIRVLATEMLRLAKSVAPNIFRHAGPACVYEGCPEGNMTCGEVVKVREKFKSLI; this comes from the coding sequence ATGGAAGCAACATTAAAATTAAAGCTGTTAGCCTATACACCAAATCCTGATGCTGTGGTGGCAAAAGGAGGGAAATTATGCTATTATCCAGGGGGGATTGAAGAATTAGAAGAAGATCTCACTGAGGAGAAGATTGGAAAATTTGTAAGCATGCTGGCGGAGATGGAGCACGAATCTCCATTAGAACATGCCGTTTTTACCTTTGGGATAGAAGGAGTTTCTAGAAGCTTAACCCACCAATTGGTCCGGCATCGTCTGGCCAGTTATTCCCAAAAAAGTCAAAGATATGTCCGTGAAGGTAGCTTTGAATATGTGGTGCCCAATGATATCAAAAATAATCAAGAAGCTAAGAAGACCTTTATAAAGGCCATGGAGGATGCTCAAAGTGCCTATGATAAAATTACTGAAGAACTTTTAGCAGAAAAAATCAAAGGTTTTTATTTAAAAAAGAAAGAAACAGCAAAAGAAGAGGAAAAAGATCTATTAAAGGAAATTGAAGAATTAGATAATAAAGGAATTATACACCACTGCAGAAGTCATTTTAAAAGAGAGTGTAGCGCTTTAGAAAAGCTGGCCATAGAAAATGCTAGAGCTGTGTTACCTAATGCTTGTGAAACAAAGATTATTGTTACAATGAATGCTAGGGTACTACTACATTTCTTTAAAAAGCGATGCTGCAATAGGGCTCAAGAGGAAATAAGGGTGCTGGCGACTGAAATGTTAAGATTAGCAAAAAGTGTTGCCCCTAATATTTTCAGGCATGCTGGTCCTGCCTGTGTTTATGAAGGGTGCCCTGAGGGCAATATGACCTGTGGTGAAGTTGTAAAGGTAAGAGAAAAATTTAAAAGCCTAATCTAG
- a CDS encoding Mini-ribonuclease 3, with product MKDLIKKIHKLDDVKIQKEAKLMAPLTLAYMGDAIFEAYIRNYLITKGDSLVKALHKNAILYVKAKAQAEIVHELEKQLTEEEWGIVKKGRNQKPSSSPKNADMIDYKYATGFESLLGYLFYDGKIERLIEIMEKSVEIINEKNNN from the coding sequence ATGAAGGACTTAATAAAAAAAATCCACAAGCTGGATGACGTAAAAATACAAAAAGAAGCAAAACTGATGGCCCCCTTAACCTTAGCCTATATGGGAGATGCTATTTTTGAAGCCTATATTCGAAACTATTTAATTACTAAAGGAGATTCATTGGTAAAAGCTCTCCATAAAAATGCAATTTTATATGTGAAAGCTAAAGCTCAGGCTGAAATTGTACATGAGTTAGAAAAACAATTAACAGAGGAAGAATGGGGAATTGTAAAGAAGGGGCGAAATCAGAAACCTTCTTCTTCCCCTAAAAATGCAGATATGATAGATTATAAATATGCTACAGGCTTCGAAAGTTTGCTGGGATATTTGTTCTATGATGGCAAAATAGAAAGGTTAATAGAAATTATGGAAAAATCAGTGGAAATTATAAATGAAAAAAATAATAACTAA
- the cysS gene encoding cysteine--tRNA ligase: MKLYNTLTRKKEDFLPITPGEIKMYACGPTVYNYFHIGNARTFMIFDAMRRYFEYRGYTVTFVQNFTDVDDKIIKKAYDEKISSKEVSEKYIREYFKDAESLGIHKADIHPKVTDNIEEIIAFVEKLIEKGFAYEAGGDVYFDVSKFEEYGKLSKQSLKDLRSGARVEVNEQKQDALDFVLWKAAKPSEPNWESPWGLGRPGWHIECSAMAQKYLGETIDIHGGGGDLIFPHHENEIAQSEACSGKTFANYWLHVGYLNIDNKKMSKSLNNFFTPREIAEEFDLESLRFFMLSAHYRNPLNFSRELLMAADNALERLYNAKNNLQHLLESAEDKALTEKEKGLQKSLLDYKEKFIEAVDDDFNTADGIAVIFDLVRDINSNIAGEQPKTLIKTALEVLIELTNVLGLLHREETNLDNEIEALIEKRQQARKDKKYQLADEIRDQLKDKGIILEDTPQGVKWRRN, from the coding sequence ATGAAACTATATAACACCCTAACAAGAAAAAAAGAGGATTTTCTCCCTATTACCCCAGGAGAGATTAAAATGTACGCCTGTGGTCCTACGGTATATAACTATTTCCACATAGGTAATGCTAGGACCTTTATGATTTTTGATGCCATGAGAAGATATTTTGAGTACCGAGGCTATACGGTTACTTTTGTCCAAAATTTTACAGATGTTGATGACAAAATCATTAAAAAGGCTTATGACGAGAAAATTTCTTCTAAAGAGGTTAGCGAAAAATATATTCGTGAGTATTTTAAGGATGCTGAAAGCTTGGGAATCCACAAAGCAGATATCCATCCAAAGGTTACTGATAATATAGAAGAAATCATAGCCTTTGTTGAAAAATTGATTGAAAAAGGATTTGCCTATGAAGCAGGTGGCGATGTGTATTTTGATGTATCAAAATTTGAAGAATATGGAAAACTATCAAAACAAAGTCTAAAGGATTTAAGATCAGGAGCTAGGGTAGAAGTGAATGAGCAGAAACAAGATGCCCTAGATTTTGTCCTATGGAAAGCGGCTAAGCCTAGTGAACCTAACTGGGAAAGTCCTTGGGGTTTGGGGCGCCCAGGTTGGCATATTGAGTGTTCTGCCATGGCTCAAAAATATTTAGGAGAAACCATTGATATTCATGGTGGTGGAGGAGACTTAATTTTTCCCCATCATGAAAATGAAATAGCCCAAAGTGAGGCTTGCTCTGGAAAGACTTTTGCTAACTACTGGCTTCATGTAGGTTATTTAAATATAGATAACAAAAAGATGTCAAAATCCCTAAATAATTTCTTTACCCCTAGAGAAATAGCAGAAGAATTTGACTTAGAAAGTCTTAGATTTTTCATGCTTTCAGCCCATTATCGAAATCCTTTAAACTTTAGTAGAGAGTTGTTAATGGCAGCCGATAATGCTCTAGAGAGATTGTATAATGCTAAAAACAATCTACAACATCTATTGGAGAGTGCAGAGGATAAAGCTTTAACGGAAAAGGAAAAGGGATTACAAAAAAGTCTCCTAGACTATAAAGAAAAATTTATAGAAGCTGTAGATGATGATTTTAATACAGCCGATGGTATTGCCGTTATCTTTGACTTGGTTAGAGACATCAATAGCAATATAGCAGGTGAACAGCCAAAGACTTTAATTAAAACAGCCCTTGAAGTGTTAATAGAATTAACAAATGTATTGGGACTTCTCCATAGAGAAGAAACAAACCTAGATAACGAAATAGAAGCATTGATTGAAAAACGTCAACAGGCTAGGAAGGACAAAAAATATCAATTGGCAGATGAAATAAGGGATCAGCTTAAGGATAAAGGAATTATTTTAGAAGATACACCCCAAGGTGTAAAGTGGAGAAGAAATTAG
- the cysE gene encoding serine O-acetyltransferase — MDMRNFFKTIQEDINAIFERDPAAKTVLEVLLCYPGLHAILIHRISHLLYKKGFVVLPRLISNIARFLTGIEIHPGAKIGRKIFIDHGTGVVIGETTEIGDNVTIYQGATLGGTGKDKGKRHPTIGNNVVISCGAKVLGPFKVGDNSKVGSGSVVLKEVPPNCTVVGVPGQIVIKESRRIGTIHDEIDLEHGKLPDPIVQELNCLQKRIIELEKKIIEMERSNIQ, encoded by the coding sequence ATGGATATGAGGAATTTTTTTAAAACAATTCAAGAGGATATTAATGCTATATTTGAAAGGGACCCAGCGGCTAAGACTGTTTTGGAAGTACTATTGTGTTACCCAGGGTTACATGCCATCTTGATCCATCGTATTTCCCATCTGCTATACAAGAAGGGCTTCGTTGTTTTACCCCGCCTTATATCAAATATAGCTAGATTTTTAACAGGAATTGAAATTCATCCTGGAGCTAAAATTGGAAGGAAGATTTTCATTGATCATGGAACCGGGGTAGTTATTGGTGAGACCACGGAAATAGGCGACAATGTAACGATTTATCAAGGGGCCACCTTAGGAGGCACTGGAAAGGATAAGGGCAAAAGACATCCTACTATTGGTAATAATGTAGTTATTTCCTGTGGAGCTAAGGTGTTAGGACCCTTTAAGGTAGGGGATAATTCTAAAGTCGGTTCAGGTTCTGTTGTGTTAAAGGAGGTGCCACCAAATTGTACGGTGGTTGGTGTGCCGGGACAAATTGTCATTAAGGAAAGCAGGAGAATAGGCACTATTCATGATGAAATTGACTTAGAACATGGTAAATTACCGGACCCCATTGTACAGGAATTGAATTGTTTACAAAAGCGAATTATAGAATTAGAAAAAAAAATAATAGAGATGGAAAGGAGCAATATACAATGA
- the gltX gene encoding glutamate--tRNA ligase — MSVRVRFAPSPTGFVHIGSLRTALYNYLLAKKHGGQYILRIEDTDQSRYVEGAIENLLESMEWAGVHHDEGITIENGILKEEGDYGPYVQSDRLAIYQEYIQKLLVKGDAYHCFCSKERLDEVREKQKTSGLTAKYDGHCRNLTEDEIQQKIEAGETYVIRLKLPENRDIAFNDAIRGKVVVNTDEVDDQVLIKSDGFPTYHFAVVVDDYLMKITHVIRGEEWLPSTPKHAYLYEVIGWKAPEFVHLPNILNTEKKKLSKRQGDVSVEDFKKKGYLPEALVNYIALIGWSPEENQEVFSMKELEEKFSLDRVSKSGGVFDVNKLNWMNNHYIKEAPIERIADLAIPYLIEAGYVTETEAKEKYDWLKDMVELVREKLSYMQEILQHVDIFFHQEVKLQDEEAQEILKLDHIHDLVDIFYNKISVEENLDITNIKKIFKEIQKEKGIKGPNLFKPIRVILTGKVHGPDLPLIIQLLGRQNSLYRIQYVKENFINE; from the coding sequence ATGTCTGTAAGGGTAAGATTTGCCCCGAGTCCTACGGGTTTTGTACATATAGGGAGCTTAAGAACGGCGCTATACAACTATTTGTTGGCTAAAAAGCATGGAGGTCAATATATTTTAAGGATTGAAGATACCGACCAAAGCCGATATGTAGAAGGAGCTATTGAAAATCTGTTGGAGTCAATGGAGTGGGCTGGAGTTCACCATGATGAAGGGATTACTATAGAGAACGGCATATTAAAAGAAGAGGGAGATTATGGTCCCTATGTTCAATCCGATAGATTAGCCATCTATCAAGAATATATTCAAAAACTTTTAGTAAAGGGCGATGCCTATCATTGTTTCTGCTCAAAAGAAAGACTAGACGAGGTTAGGGAAAAGCAAAAGACATCAGGTCTTACGGCTAAGTACGACGGACATTGTAGAAATTTAACAGAGGATGAGATTCAACAGAAAATAGAGGCAGGGGAAACCTATGTTATCCGCTTAAAGCTTCCTGAAAACAGAGATATTGCATTTAATGATGCTATTAGAGGCAAAGTGGTAGTTAACACAGACGAAGTCGATGATCAAGTATTAATTAAATCCGATGGATTTCCTACCTATCATTTTGCTGTAGTGGTGGACGATTATCTCATGAAAATTACCCACGTTATTCGAGGAGAGGAATGGCTGCCTTCTACACCAAAGCATGCTTATCTTTATGAGGTTATAGGTTGGAAAGCTCCAGAATTTGTACATCTTCCCAATATTTTAAATACCGAAAAGAAGAAACTAAGTAAGCGCCAAGGAGATGTATCGGTGGAGGATTTCAAGAAAAAAGGATACCTACCAGAGGCTTTGGTGAACTATATCGCTTTAATAGGATGGAGCCCTGAGGAAAATCAAGAAGTGTTTTCTATGAAGGAATTAGAGGAGAAGTTTTCCTTAGATAGGGTATCAAAAAGTGGTGGAGTATTTGATGTAAATAAGCTAAACTGGATGAATAACCATTATATCAAGGAAGCTCCTATCGAAAGAATTGCTGATTTGGCTATTCCTTATTTAATAGAAGCTGGATATGTTACAGAAACAGAGGCTAAGGAAAAATATGATTGGTTAAAGGATATGGTGGAATTAGTAAGAGAAAAGCTCTCCTATATGCAGGAGATTCTTCAACATGTAGACATATTTTTTCACCAAGAGGTTAAGTTACAGGATGAAGAAGCACAGGAGATTTTAAAGTTAGATCATATTCATGATTTAGTAGATATCTTCTATAATAAGATATCTGTAGAAGAAAATTTAGATATAACCAATATTAAAAAAATATTTAAAGAAATTCAAAAGGAAAAGGGAATTAAGGGTCCTAATTTATTTAAGCCCATTCGAGTTATCTTAACAGGTAAGGTTCATGGTCCTGATTTGCCTTTAATTATTCAATTATTGGGTAGACAAAATTCCTTATATCGCATACAATATGTAAAAGAGAATTTTATAAATGAGTAA
- a CDS encoding DUF1002 domain-containing protein, with the protein MKINKVIYITIISCVLATLMVYGSQNVVVTLGNDLNQEQRQQMLNLFNVKQGAIAVLVVTNEEERRYLEGVATERQLGTKAISSAYVEHLQQGEGIAVETYNITWVTEEMIMNALVTAGVTNAKVIAAAPFEVSGTAALTGILKAFEEVTGQAISEEQKRIANEEMVKTGELGEKIGKEEATILIREIKEVIIERKIREPQEIRRIVIEIAGQLNIQLTEKQVEDITKLMEQITRLNLNTEVIQQQLQGIREGLRDISRDNQEVQSFLQKILEVLRRILESILGMFSR; encoded by the coding sequence ATGAAAATCAATAAAGTCATTTATATTACTATAATAAGTTGCGTGTTGGCTACATTGATGGTCTATGGTAGTCAAAATGTGGTTGTTACCTTAGGAAATGATTTGAATCAGGAGCAAAGACAGCAGATGTTGAATCTGTTTAATGTAAAGCAAGGGGCTATAGCTGTATTGGTAGTCACTAATGAAGAAGAAAGAAGGTATTTGGAAGGTGTAGCTACAGAAAGACAGTTAGGGACAAAGGCCATCTCATCTGCTTATGTTGAACATCTACAGCAGGGGGAGGGAATTGCTGTAGAGACCTATAATATTACCTGGGTTACTGAGGAGATGATCATGAATGCATTGGTGACGGCTGGGGTAACCAATGCAAAGGTCATAGCAGCTGCCCCCTTTGAAGTCTCGGGAACAGCGGCTCTAACTGGGATATTAAAGGCTTTCGAAGAGGTCACGGGACAAGCTATTAGTGAAGAACAAAAACGAATTGCTAATGAAGAAATGGTAAAAACAGGTGAATTAGGAGAAAAAATCGGCAAGGAAGAGGCAACTATTCTAATACGTGAAATAAAAGAGGTTATTATTGAAAGAAAAATTCGGGAACCTCAAGAAATACGAAGAATTGTTATAGAGATTGCTGGACAACTAAATATTCAACTAACCGAAAAACAAGTGGAGGATATTACAAAACTAATGGAACAAATCACAAGGTTAAATCTCAATACAGAGGTTATTCAGCAACAGCTACAGGGAATAAGAGAAGGGTTGAGGGATATTTCCAGAGATAATCAGGAGGTGCAATCCTTTCTCCAGAAAATACTTGAGGTGCTAAGAAGGATACTGGAGTCCATCCTAGGAATGTTTTCTAGATAG
- the proS gene encoding proline--tRNA ligase, which produces MGKKDKQFVAEITPMEVDFAQWYTDVILKTDLVDYSPVKGFMVIKPYGYAIWENIQKYMDKRFKETGHKNCYFPLLIPESLLKKEAEHVEGFAPEVAWVTHGGQEELAERLCVRPTSETIICEMYSKWLKSYRDLPFLYNQWCSVVRWEKSTRPFLRTSEFLWQEGHTLHETYEEAQEETLQMLSVYKETAEELMAMPVVTGRKSDKEKFAGAHATYTMEALMHDGKALQAGTSHNLAQHFTTAFDISYLDRDGELKHPYHTSWGVSTRLIGGIIMVHGDNRGLVLPPGIAPIQAVIVPIAAHKGGVIEKVDEIFAALKNTIRVEVDDRENYSPGWKFNEWEMKGVPIRIEIGPKDIENHQAVLFRRDTLEKEIVSLDQLKERVESLLGDIHNNLLLKAKNMRDEKTYYVKNFDEMKEIMATKPGFVKAPWCQERDCEDKIKAETGATVRCIPFEQEDLGNICPFCGKEAKAMAYFAKAY; this is translated from the coding sequence ATGGGCAAAAAAGATAAACAATTTGTTGCAGAAATTACACCGATGGAAGTGGACTTTGCCCAATGGTATACAGACGTCATTTTGAAGACGGATTTAGTAGACTATTCACCTGTGAAAGGCTTCATGGTGATTAAACCCTACGGATATGCCATATGGGAAAATATTCAAAAATACATGGATAAGAGATTTAAAGAAACAGGTCATAAAAACTGTTATTTTCCACTGCTTATTCCAGAGAGTCTATTAAAAAAAGAGGCGGAGCATGTAGAAGGTTTTGCTCCTGAGGTAGCATGGGTTACCCATGGGGGACAGGAAGAACTAGCAGAAAGACTTTGTGTTCGTCCAACCTCTGAAACAATTATATGTGAAATGTATTCAAAATGGTTAAAATCCTATAGGGATTTACCCTTCCTTTACAATCAATGGTGTAGTGTTGTTCGATGGGAAAAGAGCACCCGCCCCTTCTTAAGAACATCTGAATTTTTATGGCAGGAGGGACATACCTTACATGAAACCTATGAAGAGGCCCAGGAAGAAACACTGCAAATGCTAAGTGTTTATAAGGAAACGGCAGAAGAATTAATGGCAATGCCAGTAGTGACAGGAAGAAAAAGTGACAAAGAGAAATTTGCTGGAGCCCATGCAACCTATACAATGGAGGCACTAATGCATGATGGCAAGGCATTGCAAGCAGGCACATCCCATAACCTAGCTCAACATTTCACTACTGCCTTTGACATCAGTTATTTAGATAGAGATGGAGAATTAAAGCATCCTTACCATACCTCTTGGGGAGTATCCACTCGTTTAATTGGAGGTATTATTATGGTCCATGGAGATAACAGAGGTTTAGTATTGCCTCCAGGGATAGCTCCAATTCAAGCAGTTATTGTACCTATTGCAGCCCATAAGGGCGGTGTTATTGAAAAGGTTGATGAAATCTTTGCTGCCCTAAAGAATACGATTAGAGTAGAGGTAGACGATAGAGAAAATTATTCTCCGGGATGGAAGTTTAATGAATGGGAAATGAAGGGGGTGCCTATTCGTATTGAAATTGGTCCGAAGGATATTGAAAATCACCAGGCTGTATTGTTCAGAAGAGATACGCTAGAGAAGGAAATAGTATCTTTAGACCAATTAAAGGAAAGGGTAGAATCCTTGTTAGGGGATATCCATAATAACTTGTTATTGAAGGCTAAAAATATGAGGGATGAAAAAACCTATTATGTTAAAAACTTTGATGAAATGAAGGAGATTATGGCTACGAAACCTGGGTTTGTAAAGGCCCCATGGTGTCAAGAAAGAGATTGTGAAGATAAAATCAAGGCAGAAACCGGGGCTACTGTAAGATGTATTCCTTTTGAACAAGAAGATTTAGGGAATATCTGTCCCTTCTGTGGTAAAGAAGCGAAGGCTATGGCTTATTTTGCAAAAGCATACTAA